In one window of Ptiloglossa arizonensis isolate GNS036 chromosome 5, iyPtiAriz1_principal, whole genome shotgun sequence DNA:
- the Rabx6 gene encoding RAS oncogene family member RabX6, with protein sequence MATVKVTEQKVILCGEYGVGKTSIFRRFANNTFVASNDRKSTLGLDNIDKEYVVEDRRIRLQLWDTGGMERVASITSSYYKFAEAAILVFALDNSTSFHLLSQHLLDIVTYAENAKIFLCGNKSDLESVAPQVTDAEMEQFCEQCHNLISGIYKTSCKTGEGIQEMFEDIAQHLVEANRSRMELHEMDKDRFKISYIDEATDPSCLC encoded by the exons ATGGCTACTGTTAAAGTAACCGAACAGAAAGTCATTCTATGCGGGGAATACGGTGTCGGGAAAACGTCTATATTCAGGCGTTTCGCGAACAACACTTTTGTAGCGAGCAACGATAGAAAATCGACCCTCGGTCTCGATAATATCGACAAAGAGTATGTCGTCGAAGACAGACGAATACGG TTGCAATTATGGGATACTGGTGGCATGGAAAGAGTTGCATCCATAACGTCGAGTTATTACAAGTTCGCGGAAGCTGCTATTTTAGTGTTCGCATTAGACAATTCAACGTCTTTCCACCTTTTGTCTCAGCATTTGCTGGATATTGTAACATACGCtgaaaatgcaaaaatatttctttgtggAAATAAAAGCGATCTAGAAAGTGTAGCTCCGCAAGTTACAGATGCGGAAATGGAACAATTTTG TGAACAATGCCACAATTTAATCTCTGGTATATACAAAACATCGTGTAAAACTGGAGAAGGtatacaagaaatgtttgaagataTAGCTCAACATTTGGTCGAAGCTAACAGATCGCGCATGGAACTGCACGAAATGGACAAAGACAgatttaaaatttcatacaTTGACGAAGCTACCGATCCATCGTGTTTGTGCTAA